One genomic region from Drosophila busckii strain San Diego stock center, stock number 13000-0081.31 chromosome 3R, ASM1175060v1, whole genome shotgun sequence encodes:
- the LOC108602529 gene encoding uncharacterized protein LOC108602529: MHQVLSYDTAVRANSSRDYREYVTKRTCASLLLLIGFFMFISGYLLGNFATERKYHMRQLLTQKALNGVSGAERSVQLNSVDYGNLQELRAYQKNKEQLLVAAQVLNNLLQQDESERYLATSLNTEIFNKYISCTQNIPPNTNIEASRFIEQLIDNTVARQRDCLRIIQVVIDNHLANSQL; encoded by the exons ATGCATCAGGTGCTCAGCTATGACACGGCCGTAAGGGCCAATAGTTCGCGAGATTATCGCGAGTACGTTACCAAGCGCACCTGTgcctcgctgctgctcttaatAGGCTTCTTTATGTTTATCTCAG GTTACTTGCTGGGAAACTTTGCAACTGAGCGTAAATATCACATGCGCCAGTTGTTGACCCAAAAGGCACTTAATGGCGTCTCGGGGGCGGAGAGGTCGGTCCAGCTGAATAGTGTGGATTATGGTAATTTGCAAGAGCTGCGCGCCTACCAGAAGAACAAGGAGCAACTGCTGGTGGCCGCGCAGGTGCTCAACAATCTGCTGCAACAGGACGAAAGCGAACGGTACTTGGCCACCTCGCTCAATACGGagatatttaataaatacataagttGCACGCAAAATATTCCGCCCAATACGAACATCGAGGCGAGCCGCTTCATAGAGCAGCTGATAGACAACACTGTGGCCAGGCAACGTGATTGTCTGCGTATTATACAGGTGGTGATTGACAATCATCTGGCAAACAGTCAGCTTTAA
- the LOC108604283 gene encoding transient receptor potential protein, translating to MTESDAEKAAGSRLDYDLMMAEEYILSDVEKNFILACERGDLPGVKKILEDNLDAPTDKFNINCTDPMNRSALISAIENENFDLMVILLENNIEVGDALLHAISEEYVEAVEELLQWEETHHKEGEPYSWESVDRSKSTFTTDITPLILAAHRNNYEILKILLDRGATLPMPHDVKCGCDECVTSQTSDSLRHSQSRINAYRALSASSLIALSSRDPVLTAFQLSWELKRLQAMESEFRAEYTEMRQAVQNFVTSLLDHARTSMELEVMLNFNHEPSHEIWSPGHRQTLERLKLAIRYKQKTFVSHPNVQQLLAAIWYEGLPGFRRKQASQQLMDVVKLGCSFPIYSLKYILAPDSEGAKFMRKPFVKFITHSCSYMFFLMLLASASLRVVQITFELLAFPWMLTMLEDWRKHERGSLPGPIELAIIMYIAALIFEELKTLYADGLFEYIMDLWNIVDYISNMFYVTWILCRATSWIIVHRDLWFRGIDPFFPREHWHPFDPMLLSEGAFAAGMVFSYLKLVHIFSINPHLGPLQVSLGRMIIDIIKFFFIYTLVLFAFGCGLNQLLWYYAELEKNKCYHLHPDVADFDDQEKACTIWRRFSNLFETSQSLFWASFGLVDLVSFDLAGIKSFTRFWALLMFGSYSVINIIVLLNMLIAMMSNSYQIISERADTEWKFARSQLWMSYFEDGGTIPPPFNLCPNMKMVRKTFGSKRPSRTKSFMRKSMERAQTLHDKVMKLLVRRYITAEQRRRDDFGITEDDIIEVRQDISSLRFELLEIFTNNSWEVPDIEKKTQAAARTTKGKVMERRILKDFQIGFVENLKQEMDESAMGRDIFASLAKVIGRKKTQKGDKDWNAIARKNTFHSDPIGSKRSSMQRHSQRSLRRKIIEQANEGLQMDQTQLIEFNPNLGEVTRATRVAYVKFMRKKMAADEVSIAETDDDKTKDENDKKPDASGSRKSASSAAGGASVAGATGGSAASMLAAAAMRASVKNVDEKSQDADKKDDKKTTDDKKPDAKPGEQKSMQIAIKPTIGAKPGEPQKPGDATKPNAPAPPTKPTDAKPAAPKPAQTAKPEAAAKKEEATKSEAAKPPTAAAATASKSAAPTAPADAKPDAEAKTTSAAAPSSNKAANETSGGATPAAKPDDKKPDDKKTEKPEKDGKSDDSKATTGSAAKPAEAKPGDGKGAEEAKKPGDDKKPAPAPAPAKPAIKVGQSSAAAGGERGKSTVTGRMISGWL from the exons ATGACAGAGTCAGATGCTGAGAAAGCGGCTGGCTCGCGCCTGGACTACGATCTAATGATGGCTGAGGAATATATCCTGAGCGATGtggaaaaaaattttattctaGCCTGCGAGCGTGGTGATCTGCCCGGTGTCAAAAA AATACTCGAGGATAATCTGGATGCGCCAACCGATAAGTTCAACATCAACTGCACAGATCCCATGAATCGTTCGGCGCTCATTTCGGCCATCGAAAATGagaattttgatttgatgGTCATATTGCTAGAAAACAATATTGAGGTGGGCGACGCGCTCTTGCATGCCATATCAGAGGAGTATGTGGAGGCGGTGGAGGAGCTACTGCAGTGGGAAGAGACGCATCACAAGGAGGGAGAGCCATAT AGCTGGGAATCTGTGGATCGATCCAAATCCACCTTCACCACGGACATAACACCATTGATTCTAGCTGCACATCGCAACAATTATGAGATACTCAAGATTCTGCTGGATCGTGGTGCCACGCTGCCCATGCCACACGACGTCAA GTGCGGCTGTGATGAGTGCGTCACGTCCCAGACATCGGACTCCTTGCGTCACTCGCAGTCGCGTATTAATGCCTATCGTGCGCTTTCGGCCAGCTCGTTGATAGCGCTCAGCTCACGTGATCCAGTGCTAACCGCTTTTCAGTTATCCTGGGAGTTGAAACGTTTGCAGGCAATGGAATCGGAGTTTCGGGCAGAGTATACG GAAATGCGTCAAGCTGTGCAGAACTTTGTTACATCGCTGCTGGATCATGCTCGCACCTCCATGGAATTGGAAGTGATGCTCAACTTCAATCATGAGCCATCGCATGAGATATGGTCACCCGGACACCGACAGACACTGGAGCGTCTAAAGCTTGCCATAcgctacaaacaaaaaacg TTTGTGTCGCATCCGAatgtgcagcaattgctgGCGGCGATTTGGTATGAGGGCTTGCCGGGCTTTCGACGCAAACAGGCCTCGCAGCAACTCATGGACGTTGTCAAGCTGGGCTGCAGCTTTCCCATTTACAGCTTGAAATATATACTAGCGCCCGATTCTGAGGGTGCCAAGTTTATGCGCAAGCCTTTCGTCAAGTTTATAACACACTCCTGTTCCTACATGTTCTTTCTGA TGCTTTTGGCCTCTGCCTCACTGCGCGTGGTGCAAATAACCTTTGAACTTTTGGCTTTTCCCTGGATGCTGACCATGCTCGAGGATTGGCGAAAACACGAACGTGGCTCCTTGCCAGGACCCATTGAATTGGctattattatgtatattgCCGCCTTGATATTTGAAGAACTCAAGACATTATATGCCGATGGCTTATTTGAGTACATAATGGATCTCTGGAATATAGTAGACTATATATCGAACATGTTCTATGTCACCTGGATTCTATGCAGAGCCACCTCTTGGATCATAGTGCAT CGGGATTTGTGGTTTCGCGGTATTGATCCGTTCTTTCCACGCGAACATTGGCATCCATTTGATCCCATGCTATTGTCGGAGGGCgcctttgctgctggcatGGTCTTCTCCTACTTAAAGCTGGTGCACATATTTTCTATCAATCCGCATCTGGGACCGCTGCAAGTCTCTCTGGGACGCATGATCATCGATATTATCAAGTTTTTCTTCATCTACACACTGgtgttgtttgcctttggaTGCGGTCTGAACCAACTGCTCTGGTACTATGCCGAGCTGGAGAAGAACAAATGCTATCATTTACATCCAGATGTGGCCGACTTTGATGACCAGGAGAAGGCTTGCACCATCTGGCGTCGCTTCTCCAA CCTGTTTGAGACTTCCCAATCGCTCTTCTGGGCCTCCTTTGGTCTGGTGGACTTGGTCTCCTTTGACTTGGCTGGCATCAAGAGCTTTACACGCTTCTGGGCTTTGCTGATGTTCGGCTCCTACTCGgtcattaatattattgtcCTGCTTAACATGCTGATTGCCATGATGTCCAATTCATATCAGATTATTTCTGAGCGTGCTGATACCGAGTGGAAGTTTGCGCGCTCACAGCTTTGGATGAGCTACTTTGAGGATGGTGGCACCATACCACCGCCATTTAATCTCTGCCCTAACATGAAAATGGTGCGCAAGACTTTTGGAAGCAAGCGTCCCTCACGCACCAAGAGCTTCATG CGCAAGTCCATGGAGCGAGCGCAGACTTTGCATGACAAAGTGATGAAGCTGCTGGTGCGTCGATATATTACCGCTGAGCAGCGACGCCGTGACGATTTTGGCATCACAGAGGATGACATAATTGAAGTGCGACAAGACATCAGTTCGCTGCGCTTTGAGCTGCTGGAGATTTTCACCAACAACAGCTGGGAGGTGCCGGATATTGAGAAGAAGACGCAGG ctgctgctcgcaCCACCAAGGGCAAGGTAATGGAACGTCGCATATTGAAGGACTTTCAGATTGGGTTCGTGGAGAACCTCAAGCAGGAAATGGACGAGTCCGCAATGGGACGCGATATATTTGCCTCACTGGCCAAGGTTATTGGTCGTAAAAAGACGCAGAAGGG TGACAAGGACTGGAATGCCATTGCCAGAAAGAATACTTTCCATTCGGATCCGATTGGCTCCAAACGCTCCTCCATGCAGCGTCATAGCCAGCGCAGCTTGAGGCGCAAAATTATCGAGCAAGCCAACGAGGGTCTACAAATGGATCAAACCCAGCTTATAG AATTCAATCCCAACTTGGGCGAAGTGACGCGTGCCACGCGTGTTGCCTATGTTAAGTTTATGCGCAAGAAAATGGCTGCTGACGAGGTTTCCATAGCAGAGACAGACGATGATAAGACCAAGGATGAGAACGATAAGAAGCCCGATGCTAGCGGC TCTAGAAAATCAGCAAGCAGCGCGGCTGGTGGTGCTAGTGTTGCTGGTGCTACTGGTGGTAGTGCTGCTTCCatgttagcagcagctgccatgCGCGCCTCCGTCAAGAATGTAGATGAGAAGAGCCAAGATGCTGACAAAAAGGACGATAAGAAAACAACGGATGACAAGAAGCCAGATGCCAAACCTGGCGAGCAGAAATCCATGCAGATAGCAATAAAGCCTACTATTGGCGCCAAACCAGGTGAACCTCAGAAACCTGGCGATGCAACTAAGCCCAATGCACCTGCACCTCCAACCAAGCCCACAGATGCTAAGCCAGCAGCCCCCAAACCAGCACAGACGGCTAAGCCTGAAGCGGCGGCCAAGAAGGAGGAAGCAACCAAAAGCGAAGCGGCCAAGCcaccaactgcagcagctgccacagcatcCAAAAGCGCTGCACCCACTGCGCCAGCAGATGCCAAGCCGGATGCGGAGGCTAAAACCACAAGCGCTGCAGCACCTAGTAGCAACAAGGCAGCAAATGAAACAAGCGGAGGTGCCACACCGGCAGCCAAGCCAGATGACAAGAAGCCAGATGATAAGAAAACCGAGAAGCCGGAAAAGGATGGCAAATCGGACGACTCTAAGGCGACAACGGGATCAGCAGCTAAGCCTGCTGAAGCAAAGCCTGGCGATGGCAAAGGTGCCGAGGAGGCAAAGAAACCAGGGGATGACAAGAAGCCGGCACCGGCACCTGCACCTGCCAAGCCGGCCATTAAGGTAggccaaagcagcgcagcagcgggAGGAGAACGTGGCAAGTCGACTGTTACAGGTCGCATGATCTCTGGctggctttaa
- the LOC108601920 gene encoding cardio acceleratory peptide 2b, translating to MKSFTCLVNISYIILLFVLLGKFSTAELEHDKNRRGANMGLYAFPRVGRSDPSLANSLHDANDAASAYESFYSLSDASPEDFEEFQKRASLVPFPRVGRGGDAELRKWAHLLALQQALDKRTGPSASSGMWFGPRLGKRSVSAKDFSAAANAQKELY from the exons ATGAAGTCGTTTACGTGTCTTGTGAATATTTCGTACATAATACTATTATTCGTTTTGTTGGGCAAATTTAGCACAGCAG AACTGGAACATGACAAGAATCGCCGTGGCGCCAATATGGGCTTGTATGCGTTTCCACGCGTTGGACGGAGCGATCCCAGCCTGGCCAACAGTCTACACGACGCCAACGATGCGGCATCTGCCTATGAGAGTTTCTACAGCCTAAGCGATGCGTCTCCAGAGGATTTCGAAG AGTTCCAAAAGCGCGCCAGCCTTGTGCCGTTTCCTCGTGTCGGTCGCGGCGGGGATGCAGAACTGCGCAAATGGGCACATCTTCTAGCGCTGCAACAGGCGCTGGATAAGCGCACTGGACCCAGCGCATCCTCTGGCATGTGGTTTGGCCCACGTCTGGGCAAGCGCAGCGTCAGTGCCAAGGATTTTTCAGCGGCAGCCAATGCACAAAAGGAACTGTACTAA